One Phocaeicola dorei genomic region harbors:
- a CDS encoding NUDIX hydrolase, producing the protein MNYDNKEEMFPIVDEQGNITGAATRGECHNGSKLLHPVVHLHVFNSKGELYLQRRPDWKDIQPGKWDTAVGGHIDLGESVETALKREVKEELGITDFTPELLTSYVFESTREKELVFSHKTTYDGLIIPSEELDGGRFWSLEEIRSNIGKEIFTPNFENEFKKLGF; encoded by the coding sequence ATGAATTATGATAATAAAGAAGAAATGTTTCCTATAGTAGATGAACAAGGAAACATAACAGGAGCTGCAACCCGTGGAGAATGTCATAATGGAAGTAAATTGCTACATCCGGTAGTCCACTTGCATGTATTCAACAGTAAAGGCGAACTCTATTTGCAAAGGCGTCCTGACTGGAAAGATATTCAGCCAGGCAAATGGGACACAGCCGTAGGCGGACACATAGATTTGGGTGAAAGTGTGGAAACAGCCTTGAAACGTGAAGTAAAAGAAGAACTGGGCATCACCGACTTTACTCCCGAATTACTGACTAGCTATGTATTCGAATCCACCCGGGAAAAAGAATTGGTATTCTCGCATAAAACCACTTATGACGGTCTCATTATTCCCAGCGAGGAACTGGATGGCGGCCGTTTTTGGTCACTAGAAGAGATCAGGAGCAATATTGGAAAAGAAATATTTACACCTAATTTTGAAAATGAATTTAAGAAGCTAGGCTTCTGA
- a CDS encoding DJ-1/PfpI family protein, protein MKNEVLYLLLNNYADHEAVFLASAIACDERSIKENPKYMNKVVAPTLDVVRSCSGFHTLPDYSFETMPNDYAALVLIGGFGWFDELEADKVVPIVRRAIKKGIIVGAICNAASFLAKHGFLNEIKHTGNGLEQLQLWGGGNYTNKAGYMNEQAVSDKRIVTANGTGYLEFAKELLLLLENDTPEQIEMFYCFNKEGLVKLFSQLP, encoded by the coding sequence ATGAAGAACGAGGTGTTATATCTATTGTTAAATAACTATGCTGACCATGAAGCCGTGTTCCTAGCTTCGGCTATTGCGTGTGATGAACGTAGTATAAAAGAAAATCCCAAATACATGAACAAAGTCGTAGCTCCTACATTGGATGTTGTACGCTCATGCAGTGGTTTCCATACTTTACCCGACTATTCTTTTGAAACGATGCCTAATGATTATGCCGCTTTGGTGCTAATTGGTGGTTTCGGCTGGTTCGACGAACTGGAAGCAGATAAAGTCGTGCCAATCGTTCGCCGTGCCATAAAGAAGGGGATTATCGTAGGAGCTATCTGCAACGCTGCTTCTTTCCTTGCCAAACATGGTTTCTTAAATGAGATAAAACATACGGGAAATGGTTTGGAACAGCTACAATTATGGGGAGGAGGCAATTATACCAATAAGGCAGGTTATATGAATGAGCAAGCTGTATCGGACAAACGCATTGTTACGGCAAATGGCACAGGTTACTTGGAATTTGCTAAAGAGTTGTTGTTATTGCTGGAGAATGATACCCCTGAACAAATAGAAATGTTTTACTGCTTCAACAAAGAAGGATTGGTAAAGCTGTTCAGTCAATTACCTTGA
- a CDS encoding DUF3795 domain-containing protein, producing MKTIAPDNKNIAACGLYCGACRKFLAEKCSGCKPNKKATWCKIRSCCQENKFNTCAECSHDVRECKLFSNWISKVFAFLFNSDRSACISYIKEQGEQAFAEEMTKRKCQTIRRK from the coding sequence ATGAAAACTATTGCACCTGATAATAAAAACATAGCCGCTTGCGGTCTTTATTGTGGAGCCTGCCGTAAGTTCTTGGCGGAGAAATGTTCCGGATGTAAACCAAATAAAAAAGCAACTTGGTGTAAAATCCGCTCATGTTGCCAAGAAAACAAGTTTAATACTTGTGCTGAATGCTCCCATGATGTCAGGGAATGCAAGTTGTTTTCCAATTGGATAAGCAAAGTATTTGCATTTTTGTTTAATTCTGACCGTTCTGCTTGCATTAGCTATATTAAGGAACAAGGTGAACAAGCCTTTGCCGAAGAGATGACAAAACGTAAATGTCAAACCATCAGAAGAAAATAA
- a CDS encoding zinc ribbon domain-containing protein, whose amino-acid sequence MEQQFCQSCGMPLTDENRGTNANGSSSEDYCVYCYKKGEFTQDFTMSQMIEFCLQFLDQWAVQTECKLSPVQAKEQMLQHFPYLKRWKEKDERTLTEKATHLLAQCENVTIASIDADGYPRPVQMSKIHAKSFNEVWMATSVGSMKVNDFKANNKAGLCYDHYGDGVALRGTVEIITDDTIRKDIWQDWFVHHFPDGPSDPNYVLLHFMGTEATFWINGEFSHSNI is encoded by the coding sequence ATGGAACAACAGTTTTGTCAAAGTTGTGGTATGCCCCTAACTGATGAAAACAGAGGGACAAATGCCAATGGGAGCAGTAGTGAGGATTATTGCGTGTATTGTTACAAAAAAGGTGAGTTTACCCAAGATTTCACAATGAGCCAAATGATTGAGTTCTGCCTGCAATTCTTAGACCAATGGGCTGTGCAGACCGAATGTAAGTTGAGTCCCGTACAAGCAAAGGAACAAATGCTTCAACACTTTCCCTACCTGAAACGGTGGAAAGAAAAAGATGAACGGACACTAACGGAAAAGGCAACCCACTTGCTTGCCCAATGCGAAAATGTGACCATCGCATCCATTGATGCCGACGGTTATCCGCGACCTGTGCAGATGTCCAAGATACATGCCAAAAGTTTTAACGAAGTCTGGATGGCGACAAGTGTCGGCTCCATGAAAGTGAATGATTTTAAGGCGAACAACAAGGCGGGTCTTTGCTATGACCATTACGGGGATGGCGTTGCCCTGCGTGGTACGGTAGAAATTATTACGGACGATACTATCCGCAAGGACATATGGCAGGACTGGTTCGTTCATCATTTTCCCGATGGACCAAGTGATCCCAATTATGTGCTTCTACATTTCATGGGTACGGAAGCCACCTTTTGGATAAATGGCGAATTTTCTCACTCCAACATCTGA
- a CDS encoding Gfo/Idh/MocA family protein, with protein sequence MIKNLSTFFVGIALLCLAGCTPIPKETTATKEYAPLEVPVPERPAGQQDVIELITPKLDTVRVGFIGLGMRGPSAVERWTHIPGTKIVALCDLLPENAEKAQKIVTNAGMEAPALYSGSEDAWKQLCERNDIDLVYIATDWKHHAEMGIYAMEHGKHAAIEVPAAMSLDEIWALINTSEKTRKHCMQLENCVYDFFELTTLNMAQKGLFGEVLHVEGSYIHNLEEFWPYYWNNWRLDYNREFRGDVYATHGLGPACQLLNIHRGDRMKTLVAMDTKAVTGPELVKQYQKEEAPDFQNGDHTMTFIRTENGKTIHIQHDVMNPRPYSRMYQLTGTKGFANKYPIEQYCFRPDQIDSTSIPDHENLSMHSAVPEKVKETLMSQYKHPIHQELEETAKKIGGHGGMDFIMDYRLVYCLRNGLPLDMDVYDLAEWCCMADLTRLSIENGNAPVAVPDFTRGNWNKVDGYHHAFAQ encoded by the coding sequence ATGATTAAAAACCTATCTACCTTCTTCGTCGGTATAGCGTTATTATGCCTCGCCGGCTGTACCCCAATTCCCAAAGAAACAACTGCAACAAAAGAGTATGCACCTCTTGAAGTTCCAGTTCCCGAACGTCCTGCGGGACAACAGGATGTAATCGAACTAATAACTCCTAAACTTGACACTGTGCGTGTAGGTTTCATCGGTTTGGGTATGCGTGGTCCCAGTGCGGTAGAACGTTGGACGCACATACCGGGAACTAAAATTGTCGCTCTTTGCGACTTATTGCCTGAAAATGCGGAAAAAGCACAAAAAATTGTAACTAACGCCGGTATGGAAGCCCCTGCCCTCTACTCTGGCAGCGAAGATGCATGGAAACAACTGTGCGAGCGAAACGATATCGACTTAGTATACATTGCAACAGACTGGAAACACCATGCTGAAATGGGTATCTATGCCATGGAACATGGAAAACATGCAGCCATCGAGGTACCTGCCGCCATGTCACTGGATGAAATTTGGGCACTTATCAATACTTCCGAAAAGACCCGTAAACACTGTATGCAACTTGAAAACTGTGTTTATGACTTCTTCGAACTGACGACATTAAATATGGCACAAAAAGGTCTTTTCGGCGAAGTGCTCCATGTAGAAGGTTCATACATCCATAATCTGGAAGAATTCTGGCCTTATTACTGGAACAACTGGCGTTTGGACTACAACCGGGAGTTCCGTGGAGACGTTTATGCCACACACGGCCTAGGTCCTGCCTGCCAATTGCTCAACATTCACCGCGGTGACCGCATGAAGACACTGGTAGCCATGGACACCAAAGCTGTAACCGGTCCCGAGCTGGTAAAACAATATCAGAAAGAAGAAGCACCCGATTTCCAAAACGGCGACCATACCATGACTTTTATCCGCACAGAAAACGGCAAAACCATCCACATACAACATGATGTAATGAATCCGCGTCCCTATAGCCGTATGTATCAGCTGACCGGTACCAAAGGTTTTGCCAACAAATATCCCATCGAGCAATATTGTTTCCGCCCGGATCAAATTGACAGCACCAGCATACCCGATCACGAAAATCTGAGTATGCACTCGGCTGTTCCCGAAAAAGTAAAAGAAACTTTGATGAGCCAATACAAACATCCTATCCACCAAGAATTAGAAGAAACAGCAAAGAAAATAGGTGGACATGGAGGGATGGACTTCATTATGGATTATCGCTTGGTATATTGCTTGCGCAACGGACTTCCTCTGGACATGGACGTTTATGATTTAGCAGAATGGTGCTGTATGGCCGACTTGACCCGTCTTTCTATAGAAAACGGAAATGCACCTGTTGCCGTACCCGACTTTACCCGTGGCAATTGGAACAAAGTGGATGGATATCATCATGCTTTCGCTCAATAA
- a CDS encoding beta-class carbonic anhydrase, giving the protein MIDDILEFNKKFVESKGYEKYITNKYPDKKIAILSCMDTRLTELLPAALGIKNGDVKIIKNAGGVISHPFGSVIRSLMVAIYELGVKEVMVVAHSDCGACHMNSNEMIEHMKARGIKQETIDMIRFCGVDFGAWLDGFEDTEKSVKGTVRAIMEHPLIPEDIMVRGFIIDSVTGELTKV; this is encoded by the coding sequence ATGATAGATGATATTTTAGAGTTTAACAAGAAATTTGTTGAGAGCAAGGGGTATGAGAAATATATTACCAACAAATATCCTGATAAAAAAATAGCTATTCTTTCTTGTATGGATACCCGATTGACGGAATTGTTACCTGCTGCTTTGGGCATCAAGAATGGTGATGTAAAAATTATCAAGAATGCAGGTGGGGTTATCTCGCATCCGTTTGGTAGTGTAATCCGTAGTCTGATGGTGGCTATTTATGAGTTAGGTGTAAAGGAAGTTATGGTTGTTGCTCATTCTGATTGTGGGGCCTGTCACATGAATAGTAATGAGATGATAGAACACATGAAAGCACGTGGCATCAAGCAGGAAACCATTGATATGATTCGTTTCTGTGGTGTAGATTTTGGAGCATGGTTGGATGGTTTTGAGGATACGGAGAAATCGGTGAAAGGGACTGTACGGGCTATTATGGAGCATCCATTAATACCTGAAGATATTATGGTGAGGGGATTTATTATTGATTCGGTGACGGGTGAACTGACAAAAGTATAA
- a CDS encoding Crp/Fnr family transcriptional regulator, whose product MDAFIQKFCEKYSLPIALSLQLLDNMEKFTFRKGDFLVQEGGRNSNFYIVSKGIWRGHYLNDGVDVSVWFASEGEAIFSSWGYVENTASLVSIEAMCDSELYGISKAKLEVLYAESVELANFGRRLFEQQLLGLESWMITGGSPRAKERYLTLLEENPELLQYVPLKHIASYLWITPQSLSRIRAELGRRKKDQ is encoded by the coding sequence ATGGATGCATTCATACAGAAGTTTTGTGAGAAATATAGTTTGCCAATAGCTTTGAGCTTGCAGTTGTTGGATAATATGGAGAAGTTCACTTTTCGTAAAGGAGATTTTCTTGTACAGGAAGGCGGGCGGAACTCAAACTTCTATATTGTAAGTAAAGGAATCTGGCGGGGGCATTACCTTAATGACGGGGTAGATGTTTCCGTCTGGTTTGCTTCTGAAGGGGAGGCCATCTTCTCGTCATGGGGATATGTGGAAAATACAGCTTCGTTGGTTTCTATCGAAGCGATGTGTGACAGTGAACTTTATGGTATTTCGAAGGCAAAACTCGAAGTATTATATGCCGAATCTGTTGAACTGGCTAATTTTGGAAGACGATTGTTCGAACAGCAGCTTTTAGGGCTTGAAAGTTGGATGATAACGGGAGGAAGCCCCCGGGCCAAAGAACGTTATCTTACTTTGTTGGAAGAGAATCCGGAACTGTTGCAGTATGTACCTCTGAAGCATATCGCTTCTTATTTATGGATTACCCCACAGTCGTTAAGCCGTATCCGTGCCGAATTGGGGAGAAGGAAAAAAGACCAATGA
- a CDS encoding MATE family efflux transporter: protein MKDSIDFGSMEIPKLFRKLLIPTVLGMVFSAVFVITDGIFVGQGIGSDALAAVNITAPLFLISTGIGLMFGVGASVVASIHLSQGKLKAARINVTQAVVVSSLFLAVLWGVVCLFAPQVAVWLGSSERLLPLAVEYMYWFLPFLVFSALLSSGMFFVRLDGSPNYAMLCNAIPAVVNILLDYVFIFIFKWGMMGAALATSLGYILGAGMIVVYLSRRKNVIHFCRVKLSKKSMRLTWRNVRYMCHLGASTFLCEAAIACMMFAGNYVFIHYLGEDGVAAFSIACYFFPIIFMVYNAIGQSAQPILSYNFGAGDAMRVRSAFRLALGTAVTCGLVFFALTALFNHQIVAMFIDRSYPAYDIAVAGLPLFASGFIFFAVNIVSIGYFQSVERARPAMMITVLRGFVFMVLCLFGLPLLLKVPGIWLAVPLAEILTFLVIMAIYYRKHQWVRR from the coding sequence ATGAAGGATAGTATTGATTTTGGTAGTATGGAAATTCCGAAATTGTTTCGGAAATTGCTGATACCTACTGTGCTGGGGATGGTATTTTCGGCTGTGTTTGTGATAACAGATGGTATTTTTGTAGGTCAAGGGATAGGTAGTGACGCATTGGCGGCAGTGAATATTACTGCTCCTTTGTTTTTGATAAGTACAGGTATCGGATTGATGTTTGGTGTTGGTGCATCGGTGGTGGCATCTATTCATTTATCTCAGGGAAAGTTGAAAGCTGCCCGTATCAATGTGACGCAGGCTGTTGTGGTTTCTTCTTTGTTTTTGGCTGTGTTGTGGGGAGTGGTATGTTTGTTTGCTCCACAAGTAGCTGTGTGGTTGGGAAGTTCGGAACGACTGTTGCCTTTGGCGGTGGAATATATGTATTGGTTTTTGCCTTTTCTGGTATTTAGTGCTTTACTAAGTTCAGGGATGTTCTTTGTCCGTCTGGATGGTTCTCCTAATTATGCCATGTTGTGTAATGCTATTCCGGCAGTGGTGAACATTCTATTGGATTATGTATTTATTTTTATTTTCAAATGGGGAATGATGGGGGCGGCGCTGGCTACCAGTCTGGGCTATATTTTGGGAGCCGGAATGATTGTAGTTTATTTAAGTCGCAGAAAAAATGTGATTCATTTTTGCCGGGTGAAACTTAGCAAGAAGAGTATGCGGCTCACTTGGCGCAATGTGAGATATATGTGTCATTTAGGAGCTTCCACCTTTTTGTGCGAGGCGGCCATAGCCTGTATGATGTTTGCAGGTAATTATGTGTTCATTCATTATTTAGGCGAAGATGGAGTGGCTGCTTTCAGTATTGCCTGTTATTTCTTTCCCATTATATTTATGGTATATAATGCCATAGGACAATCGGCTCAACCCATTTTAAGCTATAACTTTGGAGCGGGCGATGCCATGCGGGTACGCTCCGCTTTCCGTCTGGCACTGGGAACGGCCGTGACCTGTGGACTTGTGTTTTTTGCGTTAACAGCTTTGTTCAATCATCAGATTGTGGCTATGTTCATTGATCGTTCCTATCCAGCATACGATATTGCTGTGGCGGGACTGCCTTTGTTTGCGTCTGGCTTTATTTTTTTTGCTGTAAACATTGTTTCCATTGGCTATTTCCAAAGTGTAGAGCGGGCACGTCCGGCTATGATGATTACAGTTTTGCGTGGGTTTGTTTTTATGGTACTTTGTTTATTTGGCTTGCCGTTGCTATTGAAGGTGCCAGGGATATGGCTGGCGGTTCCTTTGGCGGAAATACTTACTTTTTTAGTGATAATGGCAATTTATTATCGTAAACATCAGTGGGTTCGCAGATGA
- the groL gene encoding chaperonin GroEL (60 kDa chaperone family; promotes refolding of misfolded polypeptides especially under stressful conditions; forms two stacked rings of heptamers to form a barrel-shaped 14mer; ends can be capped by GroES; misfolded proteins enter the barrel where they are refolded when GroES binds): MAKDIKFNIDARDELKKGVDELANAVKVTLGPKGRNVIIEKKFGAPHITKDGVTVAKEVELADAFQNTGAQLVKSVASKTGDDAGDGTTTATVLAQSIVGVGLKNVTAGANPMDLKRGIDKAVAKVVESIKSQAEMVGDNYDKIEQVAAVSANNDPTIGKLIADAMRKVSKDGVITIEEAKGTDTTIGVVEGMQFDRGYLSAYFVTDTEKMECVMEHPYILIYDKKISNLKDFLPILEPAVQSGRPLLVIAEDVDSEALTTLVVNRLRSQLKICAVKAPGFGDRRKAMLEDIAVLTGGIVISEEKGLKLEQATLEMLGTCDKVTVSKDNTTIVNGAGAKENIQERINQIKAEIKNTTSDYDKEKLQERLAKLSGGVAVLYVGAASEVEMKEKKDRVDDALCATRAAIEEGIVPGGGVAYIRASEALEGLKGDNEDETTGIEIIKRAIEEPLRQIVANAGKEGAVVVQKVREGKGDFGYNARTDVYENLHAAGVVDPAKVTRVALENAASIAGMFLTTECVIVEKKEDKPEMPMGAPGMGGMGGMM; the protein is encoded by the coding sequence ATGGCTAAAGATATTAAATTCAACATTGATGCCCGTGACGAATTGAAGAAGGGTGTAGACGAATTGGCTAACGCAGTGAAAGTAACTCTTGGTCCGAAAGGACGTAATGTGATTATTGAAAAGAAATTCGGTGCTCCTCACATTACTAAGGATGGTGTAACTGTGGCAAAGGAAGTGGAATTGGCTGATGCGTTTCAGAACACAGGTGCGCAATTGGTGAAATCTGTTGCTTCAAAGACAGGTGACGATGCAGGTGACGGTACTACTACTGCTACTGTGCTGGCTCAATCAATCGTAGGGGTAGGTTTGAAGAATGTTACTGCCGGAGCAAATCCGATGGATTTGAAACGTGGTATTGATAAAGCTGTTGCCAAAGTGGTTGAATCTATCAAGTCTCAGGCCGAGATGGTAGGTGACAATTATGACAAGATTGAACAAGTAGCTGCGGTATCTGCCAATAACGATCCTACTATCGGTAAGTTGATTGCAGACGCTATGCGTAAAGTTTCTAAAGATGGTGTGATTACTATCGAAGAGGCTAAAGGAACGGATACTACTATCGGTGTGGTAGAAGGTATGCAGTTTGATCGTGGTTATCTGTCTGCTTACTTTGTAACCGACACAGAAAAGATGGAATGTGTGATGGAACATCCGTACATCTTGATTTATGATAAGAAGATTTCTAACTTGAAGGATTTCTTGCCTATTTTGGAACCGGCTGTACAGAGCGGACGTCCTTTGCTGGTGATTGCAGAAGATGTAGACAGCGAAGCTTTGACTACATTGGTTGTAAACCGTCTGCGTTCTCAGTTGAAGATTTGTGCTGTGAAGGCTCCGGGCTTCGGTGACCGTCGTAAAGCTATGTTGGAAGATATCGCAGTATTGACCGGTGGTATCGTTATCAGCGAGGAAAAAGGTTTGAAGTTGGAACAAGCTACTCTTGAAATGTTGGGTACTTGCGATAAGGTAACTGTTTCTAAAGATAATACTACTATTGTAAACGGTGCCGGTGCAAAAGAAAACATTCAGGAACGTATCAATCAGATTAAAGCTGAAATAAAGAATACTACTTCAGATTATGATAAGGAAAAGTTGCAGGAACGTTTGGCTAAGTTGTCAGGTGGTGTAGCTGTTCTTTATGTAGGTGCGGCTTCGGAAGTCGAAATGAAAGAAAAGAAAGACCGTGTGGATGATGCGTTGTGCGCTACTCGTGCAGCTATTGAAGAAGGTATCGTTCCGGGCGGTGGTGTAGCTTACATCCGTGCTTCTGAAGCGTTGGAAGGTCTGAAAGGCGATAATGAAGATGAAACAACCGGTATTGAGATCATCAAGCGTGCTATCGAGGAACCGCTTCGTCAGATTGTGGCTAATGCAGGTAAGGAAGGTGCTGTTGTCGTTCAGAAAGTACGTGAAGGTAAAGGTGACTTCGGTTATAACGCTCGTACTGATGTTTACGAAAACCTGCATGCTGCCGGTGTGGTGGATCCTGCTAAGGTAACTCGTGTAGCTTTGGAAAATGCAGCTTCTATTGCAGGTATGTTCCTGACTACAGAATGTGTAATTGTGGAAAAGAAAGAAGATAAACCAGAAATGCCGATGGGTGCTCCTGGAATGGGTGGCATGGGCGGCATGATGTAA
- a CDS encoding co-chaperone GroES, producing the protein MNIKPLADRVLILPAPAEEKTIGGIIIPDTAKEKPLQGEVVAIGNGTKDEEMVLHVGDQVLYGKYSGTELEHDGKKYLIMRQSDVLAVLG; encoded by the coding sequence ATGAACATTAAACCATTAGCAGACAGAGTATTGATTCTTCCAGCTCCTGCGGAAGAAAAAACAATCGGTGGTATCATTATTCCTGATACAGCAAAGGAAAAACCATTGCAAGGTGAAGTTGTCGCAATAGGTAACGGAACGAAAGACGAGGAGATGGTGTTGCATGTAGGTGATCAGGTATTGTATGGCAAATACTCGGGTACAGAATTGGAACATGACGGTAAGAAATACCTTATCATGCGTCAGAGCGATGTTCTCGCTGTTTTGGGATAA